A part of Nitrospira sp. genomic DNA contains:
- the recN gene encoding DNA repair protein RecN encodes MLTELRISNFGVIEQLAVTFGSGFIVFTGETGAGKSLLIDAVTLLVGGRASVEQIRAQADEADLQAAFQLSPDHPVLQLLQSKGFAHPGEADIVIRRVISRSGRNRTYLNGSLCPVHLLEELGGALVDVHGQHEQQSLLSSSVQLDALDNYGRLQTLRQEYHAAHARWVERVAELETVTGQIARRREREDLLRFQCQEITDAGLEAGEDVRLEQERPRLMHSQQLGELSDHVHEMLYAGEQSVLTQLAAARKLVSRMETFDGAAGDWGKSIDDAVVIVRELAAQVRHYRDQVEANPARLAEVEQRLDRLQRLSKKYGGSLDAVLTLHESLKAQLDQLDTAETRLQELTRAVEEGRQSLAEAADRLTRKRGEAAKKLTVAVSRELGALRMERTRFAVEVSPVAGDHPYGQTGQDAVEFLFSANPGEPLKSLAKVASGGELSRVMLALKTILAESDRVPVLIFDEVDAGVGGAVAEVMGARLRNLSRHHQVLCVTHLPQVGSQAHAHFLVEKQIRQKRTMTHVRQLTLGEREEEIARMLAGVTVTKTARAAAAEMIESAKDRS; translated from the coding sequence ATGCTGACCGAGCTACGCATTTCAAATTTTGGCGTAATCGAGCAGCTGGCCGTCACCTTCGGTTCCGGTTTCATCGTGTTCACCGGTGAAACCGGAGCCGGAAAATCTCTCCTCATTGATGCCGTCACGCTGTTGGTCGGAGGCCGCGCTTCCGTCGAACAGATCCGCGCCCAGGCCGACGAGGCCGACTTACAGGCCGCGTTTCAGCTATCCCCTGACCACCCCGTCCTTCAATTGCTCCAGAGTAAAGGTTTCGCGCATCCCGGCGAGGCGGACATCGTCATCCGGCGCGTTATCTCCCGATCCGGCCGCAATCGCACGTATCTCAATGGTAGCCTGTGCCCGGTGCATCTGTTGGAGGAGCTGGGTGGGGCGTTGGTGGATGTGCATGGGCAACACGAACAACAATCGTTGCTCTCCTCCTCCGTACAATTGGACGCGCTGGATAACTACGGCCGACTTCAGACGCTTCGTCAGGAGTACCACGCCGCCCATGCCCGGTGGGTCGAACGGGTGGCCGAGCTCGAAACGGTGACGGGCCAGATCGCCCGCCGTCGGGAGCGGGAAGATCTGTTACGGTTTCAATGTCAGGAGATCACCGATGCGGGACTCGAAGCCGGCGAGGATGTGCGGCTCGAACAGGAGCGGCCTCGGTTGATGCACAGCCAGCAACTCGGGGAATTGTCTGACCACGTCCACGAGATGCTCTATGCCGGAGAGCAGAGTGTGTTGACGCAATTGGCGGCCGCGCGCAAGCTGGTGTCTCGAATGGAAACATTCGACGGCGCTGCGGGCGACTGGGGGAAAAGCATCGATGATGCCGTCGTGATCGTGAGAGAATTAGCCGCGCAGGTCCGCCACTATCGTGACCAAGTCGAGGCCAACCCGGCGCGATTGGCGGAGGTTGAGCAGCGGCTCGACCGGTTGCAGCGTCTCAGCAAAAAATACGGGGGATCGCTGGATGCTGTGCTGACCTTGCACGAGTCCCTGAAGGCTCAACTGGATCAGCTGGATACGGCTGAGACGCGCCTCCAGGAGTTGACCAGAGCCGTGGAAGAGGGACGACAGAGCCTTGCTGAAGCGGCCGACCGGTTGACACGGAAGCGGGGCGAGGCAGCCAAAAAACTTACGGTAGCGGTGAGCCGAGAGCTGGGTGCCCTTCGCATGGAGCGGACCCGTTTCGCGGTGGAGGTGTCGCCTGTGGCCGGGGATCATCCCTATGGTCAGACCGGACAGGATGCCGTCGAGTTTCTGTTCTCGGCGAATCCAGGGGAGCCGCTGAAGTCGTTAGCCAAGGTGGCGTCAGGGGGAGAGCTTTCTCGGGTCATGCTGGCCTTAAAGACGATCTTAGCGGAGAGTGATCGGGTGCCGGTGTTGATTTTTGACGAGGTTGATGCGGGAGTCGGTGGGGCAGTCGCCGAAGTGATGGGCGCGCGTCTTCGAAACCTCAGCCGGCATCATCAGGTGTTGTGCGTCACACATCTGCCGCAAGTCGGCTCCCAGGCGCATGCTCATTTTCTCGTAGAAAAGCAGATTCGGCAGAAGCGCACGATGACGCACGTTCGGCAGCTGACGCTTGGGGAACGCGAAGAAGAGATTGCGCGGATGCTGGCGGGGGTGACGGTGACCAAGACGGCTCGGGCAGCAGCCGCTGAGATGATTGAAAGCGCGAAAGACCGGTCGTAG
- a CDS encoding response regulator, producing the protein MGTQSTSERVAVKPSVLVVDDETGPRDALKVILRPFFTIHSADNAKSALRVLKDQHIDLITLDQKLPDRQGIDLLQDIKQDYADIEVIIITGYGSLKSAMEGIRHGAAGYLLKPFNVTELITLINQTLEKKQRLDYLRSFLKTSTALWGSEQDAAQAWKDLQINYFAIGNATNEAVGGGTDVTALIPLLSDLLEAKDRQLLNHCSRVSFYASLLANQLNLPLPDQKALALGAFLHDIGKISLPHYKYAADDDDGPGAGGRGRDYSEAGARMLLPLGFQAEVGQIVSYHHERFDGLNNPHGLEKEGIPLLARIVAIAQAFDNLTVDMPGHQPTSIEDAIRQILLEAETRFDPKLTELFAQVVRECKSSLPALAIAKTSPAN; encoded by the coding sequence ATGGGGACTCAGTCAACGAGCGAACGCGTAGCGGTGAAACCATCGGTTCTCGTGGTTGATGATGAGACCGGACCACGCGACGCGCTGAAAGTTATCCTTCGCCCCTTCTTCACGATCCACTCCGCCGACAACGCCAAATCCGCTCTTCGGGTGCTCAAAGATCAGCATATCGACCTCATCACCCTCGACCAGAAGCTTCCCGATCGCCAGGGCATCGACCTGCTGCAGGATATCAAGCAGGATTATGCGGACATTGAAGTCATCATCATCACCGGCTATGGCAGTTTGAAATCGGCAATGGAAGGCATTCGGCACGGAGCGGCGGGATATCTGCTCAAGCCCTTCAACGTCACGGAATTGATCACCCTGATCAATCAAACGTTGGAGAAGAAGCAGCGCTTGGATTACCTTCGGTCGTTTTTGAAAACCTCGACGGCCTTGTGGGGAAGTGAACAGGACGCCGCGCAGGCCTGGAAGGATCTGCAAATCAACTATTTCGCCATCGGCAATGCGACGAACGAAGCAGTCGGCGGTGGGACGGATGTCACGGCGTTGATCCCCTTGTTATCCGACCTGCTCGAAGCCAAAGACCGTCAATTGTTGAACCACTGCAGCCGGGTCAGCTTTTATGCCTCGCTTCTGGCCAATCAGTTGAACCTTCCCCTTCCAGACCAGAAAGCCTTGGCACTGGGGGCCTTCTTGCACGATATCGGCAAGATCAGCCTGCCACACTACAAGTATGCTGCCGATGACGACGATGGCCCAGGCGCCGGTGGACGGGGGAGAGATTACTCAGAAGCCGGGGCGCGCATGTTGTTGCCGCTGGGATTCCAAGCCGAGGTGGGACAAATCGTCTCCTACCACCATGAACGGTTCGACGGGCTCAACAATCCCCATGGACTGGAAAAAGAGGGCATTCCCCTTTTGGCTCGCATTGTCGCGATCGCCCAGGCGTTCGACAACCTGACGGTCGACATGCCCGGACATCAACCGACATCCATCGAGGACGCAATCCGGCAAATTCTGCTGGAGGCGGAGACACGGTTCGATCCGAAACTGACGGAGCTGTTTGCGCAAGTGGTGCGGGAGTGCAAGTCCTCACTGCCGGCGCTGGCCATCGCGAAAACCTCACCGGCAAACTGA
- a CDS encoding LPS-assembly protein LptD — protein sequence MLALLFFAVFLFGSAWAQSTVTTPSAANQPLTIHAERIDHLQEQEVYEADGSVVVTQGALRLTADHVTVNSLPGTLVATGHVHFRDPSSDLKSERLELNVNTEAGVVANGSMYVRPSNSFFTGRSIRRLSEDHYRIKDGTFTNCDAKDGEKPAWRFQFDDLDVNTGESIGMKRAWLCVQDTPIIPVPTLTYPLSNRHSGFLIPTPGYDNRFGLHYQQGYFWAINPSQDLTIAPSYYNKLGYGSDFTYRYYLDRRSSGQWFASFLQQTQLPNVSGVEQVSSDERRLRGLISGQHVQQVTETLLVRGQASFVSDRQYLQQLSNSGAQRASPSGESTLLATQRLPYGSAYFLGQYLQPLNSGGPDTFQRLPEVGYVLPNTSPFGLPFLLNLDTNFVNFYREQGFAVNRMDLMPGLTTDVMDIGHVVGLIPHFKFKEVYYTRGIQEASPLHRETFWAAMDASSKLSRRFTGAEGTSFLHTIEPSVMYEYVPGSDQTQIAQIDQIDDIPKKNLLTYSLRTKFLEQKVNGQSFNWLDLTVAQSYHVGAVQTRAREFTPGVLPFLGSLTQPLQPATVDVQGRKMSDVWLRAVIGNTAPEFLRPPGQTEALGRNITAGQILPPMNSYLSVDAFVDPYRGTFSQWNTDLRIQQSNYWYFEVGQRFSHDGNRVRRGDIWNPISFNEVYAPTKEIQFATIGGGFRTPWGWTIGAKGYYDVKNGRSPEYDVVALYQNPCKCWSLGLYYLQFPDRQSYSFMFSMTGIGWTENFGTIVAKTILGPLLVGDRGLPWAAPGGPYGRVPNPLPVQSMPMGRY from the coding sequence ATGCTCGCCCTGCTGTTCTTCGCCGTCTTCTTGTTTGGTTCCGCCTGGGCGCAATCGACGGTGACCACACCGTCAGCTGCGAATCAGCCCCTTACCATTCACGCTGAGCGTATCGATCATCTTCAAGAGCAGGAAGTCTACGAGGCTGATGGGTCCGTGGTGGTGACGCAGGGGGCGCTGCGTCTGACCGCTGACCATGTGACAGTCAATTCACTGCCGGGCACATTGGTGGCGACCGGGCACGTGCATTTTCGTGATCCGAGCTCCGATCTGAAGTCTGAGCGCTTAGAATTGAACGTCAATACGGAAGCCGGCGTGGTGGCGAACGGCTCGATGTATGTCCGTCCGAGCAATTCGTTTTTCACGGGGCGCAGCATCAGGCGCCTTTCCGAAGATCACTACCGCATCAAGGACGGAACCTTTACCAATTGCGATGCCAAGGATGGGGAGAAGCCGGCTTGGCGATTCCAGTTCGACGATCTCGATGTGAATACCGGGGAAAGTATCGGCATGAAACGAGCCTGGCTGTGCGTGCAGGACACCCCGATCATTCCCGTGCCGACGTTGACCTACCCGTTGAGTAACCGGCACAGCGGGTTTTTAATTCCGACGCCGGGCTATGACAACCGGTTTGGTCTGCATTATCAGCAGGGCTATTTCTGGGCGATCAACCCCAGCCAAGATTTGACCATCGCGCCGTCGTACTACAACAAGCTCGGGTACGGCAGCGATTTCACGTATCGCTACTATCTTGACCGGCGGTCTAGCGGCCAATGGTTTGCGAGCTTTCTGCAGCAAACCCAATTGCCGAACGTGTCGGGGGTGGAGCAGGTCAGCTCGGATGAGCGGCGGTTGCGCGGATTAATCAGCGGGCAGCATGTGCAACAGGTGACGGAAACGTTGCTGGTGCGCGGGCAGGCTTCCTTCGTGTCGGACCGGCAGTATCTGCAACAACTGAGCAATTCAGGCGCGCAGCGGGCGTCCCCCAGCGGTGAATCTACGTTGCTCGCTACACAGCGGCTCCCATATGGGAGCGCCTACTTTTTAGGCCAGTATCTGCAGCCGTTGAACTCCGGCGGACCCGACACCTTCCAGCGCCTTCCGGAAGTCGGCTATGTGTTGCCGAATACGTCGCCGTTCGGTCTGCCGTTTCTCCTGAACCTCGATACTAACTTTGTGAATTTTTATCGTGAGCAGGGGTTCGCGGTGAATCGCATGGATCTCATGCCGGGGCTCACCACGGACGTCATGGACATCGGGCATGTGGTCGGCCTGATCCCCCATTTCAAGTTCAAGGAGGTCTATTATACGCGCGGAATCCAGGAGGCCAGCCCGCTGCATCGTGAAACGTTTTGGGCCGCCATGGATGCGTCGTCCAAATTGAGCCGCCGGTTCACCGGCGCAGAAGGTACGAGTTTCCTGCACACGATTGAGCCCAGCGTGATGTATGAATATGTCCCGGGGAGTGACCAGACCCAAATTGCGCAGATTGACCAGATCGACGATATCCCGAAGAAAAACCTGCTGACCTATTCGCTCCGCACCAAGTTCCTTGAACAAAAGGTGAACGGGCAGAGTTTTAATTGGCTGGATTTGACGGTGGCGCAGAGCTACCACGTGGGGGCGGTGCAGACGCGGGCGCGCGAATTTACGCCCGGCGTCTTGCCGTTTCTGGGTTCGTTGACGCAGCCGCTCCAGCCGGCCACGGTGGATGTGCAGGGGCGTAAGATGTCCGACGTGTGGCTGCGGGCGGTGATCGGCAATACCGCACCGGAGTTCCTGCGTCCGCCGGGACAAACCGAAGCCCTGGGAAGGAATATTACGGCGGGTCAGATTCTGCCGCCGATGAATTCGTATCTCTCGGTCGATGCGTTTGTGGACCCCTATCGCGGGACGTTCAGCCAGTGGAACACCGATCTGCGGATTCAACAATCGAACTACTGGTATTTCGAAGTCGGGCAGCGGTTCAGCCACGACGGGAATCGCGTCCGGCGTGGGGATATTTGGAACCCGATTTCGTTCAACGAAGTATATGCGCCGACCAAGGAAATTCAATTCGCGACGATCGGCGGCGGATTCAGGACGCCGTGGGGGTGGACGATCGGCGCGAAGGGTTATTACGATGTCAAAAACGGGCGCAGCCCGGAATATGACGTGGTGGCCTTGTACCAGAATCCCTGTAAGTGCTGGTCGCTCGGTCTGTATTACCTGCAGTTCCCGGATCGGCAGAGTTATTCCTTCATGTTCAGCATGACCGGGATCGGGTGGACGGAGAATTTCGGAACGATCGTCGCCAAGACCATCTTGGGACCGTTGCTGGTGGGAGATCGAGGTTTACCCTGGGCGGCTCCGGGAGGGCCCTATGGCCGCGTGCCGAATCCCTTGCCGGTCCAGTCGATGCCGATGGGGCGATATTAG
- a CDS encoding sigma-54-dependent Fis family transcriptional regulator, which produces MKKRVLLVDDEPRVRASLRTVLEPTYDILEAVDAAEGIRSFKHDAPDLVLLDVILPGADGLSALQTMRTDNHAVPVIMLTGTKAVKTAVDAMKLGAADYLSKPFDVEELQIVIERTLGKQQLEQEVRQLRAQVVQRYAFHNLIGKSSAMQEIYAKIEQVADSRTTVLVTGESGTGKELVAKAIHYNSSRRERPFVALNCAALPETLIESELFGHEKGSFTDATARRVGQFELANTGTLFLDEIGDLSPATQAKLLRVLQEREFTRVGGVQSIKVDVRIVAATNKHLDEMVRKNQFREDLYYRINVIALYLPPLRERGEDIALLAKHFLAKRIEEEKRPPQEFTKDALELVSHYPWPGNVREMENIIEQAFIWSKGSPVITPEHLPNILRTDTRSSSLRDDTLAGRMSLEKAVMEFEREIILDALKRTTYVQTHAATMLGISRRMLKYRMDTLGISRPDNGGHHEPPTPQE; this is translated from the coding sequence ATGAAGAAACGAGTCCTACTTGTCGATGATGAGCCGCGTGTACGCGCCTCGCTCAGAACGGTGCTGGAACCGACCTATGACATCCTGGAAGCGGTGGATGCCGCCGAGGGAATCCGCAGCTTCAAGCACGATGCCCCTGATCTCGTGCTGCTGGATGTGATTCTGCCTGGAGCCGACGGTCTGTCTGCATTGCAGACCATGAGAACAGACAATCATGCCGTCCCGGTCATCATGCTGACCGGGACAAAGGCGGTGAAAACGGCCGTGGACGCCATGAAGCTCGGAGCGGCTGACTACCTTTCCAAGCCGTTCGATGTGGAAGAACTGCAAATCGTGATCGAGCGGACCCTCGGCAAACAGCAATTGGAACAGGAAGTCCGCCAATTGCGCGCCCAGGTCGTGCAGCGCTACGCGTTCCACAACCTGATCGGCAAAAGCTCGGCGATGCAGGAAATCTACGCGAAGATCGAACAAGTGGCCGACAGCCGCACCACGGTGCTGGTCACCGGCGAGAGCGGAACCGGCAAAGAACTCGTAGCCAAAGCTATTCATTACAACAGCTCACGTCGCGAGCGTCCCTTCGTGGCGTTGAACTGCGCGGCCTTGCCAGAAACGCTCATCGAAAGTGAACTGTTTGGCCACGAAAAAGGGTCCTTCACCGATGCCACAGCCAGACGGGTGGGACAGTTTGAATTGGCCAATACCGGCACGCTGTTCCTTGACGAAATCGGGGACCTGAGTCCGGCCACCCAAGCCAAGTTGCTCCGCGTCCTGCAGGAACGGGAATTCACGAGAGTGGGCGGGGTCCAATCTATCAAAGTCGATGTCCGCATCGTCGCCGCGACCAATAAACATCTCGATGAGATGGTGCGAAAAAACCAATTCCGGGAAGACCTGTACTATCGCATCAACGTCATCGCGCTCTACCTTCCTCCGCTGCGCGAACGCGGGGAAGACATCGCCCTGCTGGCGAAACATTTTCTCGCCAAACGCATCGAGGAAGAAAAACGGCCGCCACAGGAGTTCACGAAAGATGCGCTGGAGCTGGTTTCACACTATCCCTGGCCGGGCAACGTCCGCGAGATGGAAAACATCATCGAGCAGGCGTTCATCTGGTCGAAAGGATCGCCGGTCATCACGCCCGAGCATCTGCCGAACATCTTGCGCACCGATACCCGCTCAAGTTCTCTGCGGGACGATACCCTTGCCGGCCGCATGTCTCTGGAAAAGGCGGTGATGGAGTTCGAGCGCGAGATCATTCTGGACGCGTTGAAGCGAACCACCTATGTCCAAACGCATGCGGCGACGATGCTGGGCATCAGCCGCCGCATGTTGAAATATCGCATGGATACGTTGGGAATCAGCAGGCCTGACAACGGTGGGCACCACGAGCCCCCAACGCCTCAGGAGTGA
- a CDS encoding bifunctional folylpolyglutamate synthase/dihydrofolate synthase: MPTMTYPATVQFLYSLQQHGIKLGLETIRTLLARVGDPHRRYPVLHIGGTNGKGSTAAMTASMLKAAGHRVGLYTSPHLIDFRERIRVDGDMIPETRVSELVESLRAAAAPDLAPTFFEFTTALAFQYFAECQVDIAVLEVGLGGRFDATNVVEPLASAIISIGLDHEAYLGSTIEAIAFEKAGIIKPGVPVVLGRMEAAAMRVMEERASAEAAPVYGLDRDFRWIGESTADCAYEGLLHRYAHLECPLQGRFQLDNLACSLALIELAQEKGVAVSEPAIRAGLRQVAWEGRLDVIGQAPTVMVDGAHNPAAATVLAEYLAEWRRTRPAGRITLIVGMMRDKHPREFLAPLLPIVDELILTQADLPRASSGSELHALLTGAAPAARVAPTPADAMAMATRSAAASDLICVTGSLMLVGEIKALFRGCSLSPVRG, encoded by the coding sequence ATGCCCACGATGACGTATCCTGCCACAGTGCAGTTCCTCTATAGCCTGCAACAGCACGGCATCAAGCTGGGGCTGGAGACGATCCGTACGCTGCTTGCCCGTGTCGGCGATCCCCATCGTCGCTATCCTGTGTTGCACATCGGCGGCACCAATGGAAAGGGCTCGACGGCGGCCATGACGGCCTCGATGCTGAAGGCTGCCGGCCATCGGGTCGGGCTCTATACCTCGCCGCATCTGATCGATTTTCGCGAGCGCATTCGTGTCGACGGGGACATGATTCCGGAAACGCGTGTGAGCGAGTTGGTGGAAAGCTTGCGCGCGGCGGCGGCGCCAGATCTGGCGCCGACCTTTTTCGAATTTACGACGGCGCTCGCGTTCCAGTATTTTGCCGAATGTCAGGTCGATATTGCTGTGCTCGAAGTGGGCTTGGGAGGGCGATTCGACGCCACCAACGTTGTGGAGCCCCTGGCTTCGGCCATTATCAGCATCGGGCTTGATCATGAGGCCTACCTGGGTTCGACCATTGAGGCGATCGCGTTTGAAAAGGCCGGCATCATCAAGCCGGGAGTGCCGGTGGTGCTGGGTCGGATGGAAGCAGCGGCGATGCGGGTCATGGAGGAGCGTGCCTCGGCGGAGGCTGCGCCGGTTTATGGCCTTGACCGAGATTTTCGCTGGATCGGAGAATCAACCGCGGATTGCGCGTATGAGGGCCTACTCCACCGCTATGCTCACCTGGAGTGCCCGTTGCAAGGACGGTTTCAACTCGACAACCTGGCCTGCTCTCTGGCTCTGATCGAACTCGCTCAGGAAAAGGGGGTGGCGGTATCTGAGCCGGCAATACGAGCTGGCCTGCGGCAGGTCGCGTGGGAAGGCCGGTTGGATGTGATTGGTCAGGCGCCGACAGTGATGGTCGACGGAGCACACAATCCCGCCGCGGCGACGGTGCTGGCCGAATATCTGGCCGAATGGCGCCGCACCAGGCCGGCCGGCCGTATCACGCTCATTGTGGGAATGATGCGCGACAAACATCCGCGGGAATTTCTGGCTCCGCTGTTGCCGATTGTTGATGAGCTGATTCTCACACAGGCCGATCTCCCGCGCGCGTCCTCCGGTTCAGAACTCCACGCGTTACTCACGGGGGCGGCTCCTGCGGCACGCGTGGCGCCGACGCCCGCGGATGCCATGGCTATGGCCACACGCTCGGCCGCGGCGTCCGATTTGATTTGTGTCACGGGCTCCTTGATGCTGGTCGGCGAGATCAAGGCCCTTTTTCGAGGGTGTTCCCTCTCACCTGTTCGTGGTTGA
- a CDS encoding 3',5'-cyclic-nucleotide phosphodiesterase produces the protein MNLRVLGCHGSGQLVQGDNGPVQCGTCGFLLNDRLVVDAGTVGSRLFLDEQRRIRVVLLTHLHFDHIRELPTLADNLVGEIDEPVVIAAIPEVLDGLRRHIFNGAVYPDFFRLPDPAKPVFVPCELRPGRETELCGVGVTPIRVNHVVPTVGFLLREGDRTVLYSGDTYHTEELWQVAKGVSGLTAAFIESSFPNEMSELARVAKHLTPDMLAEEFAKMARPALPVFAYHLKPRFRERIRQELGQLGIRQLTALEEGQTLVL, from the coding sequence ATGAATCTTCGGGTGCTGGGCTGTCACGGGTCCGGGCAACTGGTCCAGGGTGACAACGGTCCGGTGCAGTGCGGCACCTGCGGTTTTCTGCTCAATGATCGGTTGGTCGTGGATGCCGGCACGGTCGGTTCCCGGTTGTTTCTCGATGAGCAGCGGCGGATTCGGGTGGTCCTGCTGACGCACCTGCATTTTGATCATATTCGCGAGTTGCCGACGCTGGCGGACAATCTGGTCGGCGAGATTGACGAGCCGGTGGTCATCGCGGCGATTCCTGAAGTGCTCGATGGCTTGCGTCGGCATATTTTCAACGGAGCAGTCTATCCCGATTTCTTCCGATTGCCCGATCCCGCCAAGCCGGTCTTCGTGCCCTGCGAACTCCGCCCCGGGCGGGAGACCGAGTTGTGCGGAGTGGGTGTGACCCCCATTCGAGTGAATCACGTGGTACCGACCGTCGGGTTTCTTCTGCGAGAAGGAGATCGGACGGTGCTCTATAGCGGTGATACCTATCACACCGAGGAACTCTGGCAGGTGGCGAAAGGGGTGTCCGGCTTGACGGCTGCGTTTATTGAAAGTTCGTTTCCCAACGAGATGAGTGAATTGGCGAGAGTGGCCAAGCATCTGACGCCGGACATGCTAGCGGAGGAATTCGCCAAAATGGCGCGACCCGCATTGCCCGTCTTCGCCTATCATCTCAAACCGCGATTTCGCGAGCGGATTCGACAGGAACTCGGGCAACTGGGCATTCGGCAGTTGACCGCGCTTGAAGAGGGCCAAACCCTTGTACTATAG
- a CDS encoding acetyl-CoA carboxylase carboxyltransferase subunit beta, translated as MAWFKKGKTEEAEPPKRSKVAEGMWLKCNHCREIVYRKEVDRNNKVCPKCDYHFPISVIERINLLVDLGTFKEWDPELEPQDPLQFQDTRTYKDRIKAQQEKTGRKDAMVIGQGAINGRKVALCVFDFGFMGGSMGSVVGEKICRAVDRALEGRMPLILVTASGGARMQEGILSLMQMAKTSAAVAKLGEAKLPFICILADPTFGGVTASIAMLGDVIIAEPKALIGFAGPRVIEQTIKQQLPDQFQRAEFLLDHGMIDMIVERKQLKEAVSTLVGHF; from the coding sequence ATGGCGTGGTTTAAAAAAGGTAAAACCGAAGAGGCAGAGCCCCCCAAGCGCTCTAAAGTCGCGGAGGGGATGTGGCTGAAGTGCAATCACTGCCGGGAGATCGTGTACCGCAAAGAGGTGGACCGCAACAACAAGGTCTGCCCGAAGTGCGATTATCACTTTCCGATCTCGGTGATCGAGCGCATCAACTTGCTGGTCGATCTCGGCACGTTCAAGGAGTGGGATCCTGAGTTAGAGCCGCAAGACCCGCTACAGTTTCAAGACACGCGCACCTACAAGGACCGGATCAAGGCGCAGCAGGAAAAGACCGGTCGCAAAGACGCGATGGTTATTGGTCAGGGCGCGATCAACGGGCGCAAGGTCGCGCTCTGTGTGTTTGATTTCGGGTTTATGGGCGGGAGCATGGGCTCGGTTGTCGGCGAAAAAATCTGCCGTGCGGTCGATCGCGCGCTGGAAGGGCGCATGCCGTTGATTCTTGTGACGGCTTCAGGTGGCGCACGCATGCAGGAGGGGATTCTCTCGCTCATGCAAATGGCGAAAACCTCGGCAGCCGTGGCGAAGCTCGGTGAAGCAAAGCTTCCCTTCATTTGCATCCTGGCCGACCCGACATTCGGCGGTGTGACGGCGAGCATTGCCATGCTGGGGGACGTGATCATTGCCGAGCCCAAAGCGTTGATCGGATTTGCCGGACCGCGGGTGATCGAACAAACGATCAAGCAGCAATTGCCGGATCAGTTTCAGCGGGCTGAATTCTTGCTCGATCACGGCATGATCGACATGATTGTTGAACGCAAGCAGCTGAAGGAAGCGGTCAGTACGCTGGTCGGCCATTTCTAA
- the trxA gene encoding thioredoxin: MAGDALKVTDATWDQDVMKASELVMVDFWAVWCGPCQMVAPIVDELATEYAGKVKVRKLNTDENPEIAGRYQVMSIPTILFFKNGQAVERLVGARPKRQFKELIDSLLAQHSGAA, encoded by the coding sequence GTGGCAGGCGATGCGTTGAAAGTGACGGATGCGACGTGGGACCAGGATGTCATGAAGGCATCGGAATTGGTCATGGTGGACTTTTGGGCGGTGTGGTGCGGACCCTGCCAGATGGTGGCTCCGATTGTCGATGAACTTGCGACCGAATATGCGGGCAAAGTGAAAGTCCGCAAGCTCAATACCGATGAAAATCCTGAAATCGCCGGTCGCTATCAAGTGATGAGCATTCCGACCATTTTGTTTTTCAAGAATGGTCAAGCTGTGGAACGGTTGGTGGGCGCGCGTCCCAAACGCCAGTTCAAGGAATTGATCGATTCGTTGCTGGCGCAACATTCCGGCGCTGCCTAG